A window from Fragaria vesca subsp. vesca linkage group LG5, FraVesHawaii_1.0, whole genome shotgun sequence encodes these proteins:
- the LOC101307790 gene encoding protein TRANSPARENT TESTA 12-like, which translates to MEHSRDINGAGSDLTLSLLPESSPPENASSGYDDKEEGKLSLRVWVESKKLWQIVGPAIFSRVASYTMNVVTQAFAGHLGEVELAAISIANTVIVGFNFGLLLGMASALETLCGQAFGAKRYHMLGIYLQRSWIVLFLCCFALLPIYVFASPILKLMGQTDEVAEQSGLVAVWLIPLHFSFAFQFPMQRFLQCQLKNSIIAYVALAGLVVNVFTSWLLVYVLDCGVVGAAIALDISWWFLVFGMYIYIACGWCPLTWTGLSMEAFSELWQFIKLSAASGVMLCLENWYYRILILMTGYLSDATIAVDALSICMTINGWELMIPLAFFAGTGVRVANELGAGNWKGAKFATKVSVTESTVIGLFFCVLVMILKDKIALIFTSSSDVLAAVDDLSYLLAITILLNSVQPVLSGVAVGSGWQSWVAYINLFCYYIVGLPLGFLMGWVFDLSIGGIWGGMIFGGTAVQTVILAVITVRRDWKKEAEEASKRVSKWSTPNAEDKQSEQLLVN; encoded by the exons ATGGAACACAGCAGGGATATAAATGGTGCAGGTTCTGATCTTACCCTGTCCCTGTTACCGGAATCTTCTCCGCCGGAAAACGCTAGTTCCGGTTATGACGACAAAGAGGAAGGCAAGCTTTCCTTGAGGGTTTGGGTAGAGTCCAAGAAGCTATGGCAGATAGTGGGGCCCGCCATCTTCAGCCGTGTAGCCTCTTACACCATGAATGTCGTCACTCAGGCCTTCGCGGGCCACCTCGGTGAAGTCGAACTCGCTGCCATCTCCATTGCCAACACTGTCATCGTTGGCTTCAATTTCGGGCTTTTG CTAGGAATGGCAAGCGCATTAGAAACGCTGTGTGGGCAAGCTTTTGGAGCCAAAAGGTACCACATGCTTGGGATATACCTCCAGAGATCATGGATTGTGTTGTTCCTCTGCTGCTTTGCTCTGTTGCCAATTTATGTTTTTGCATCACCGATTCTTAAACTCATGGGACAAACCGATGAAGTGGCGGAGCAGTCGGGGCTGGTGGCTGTGTGGCTCATACCCTTGCACTTTAGCTTTGCATTCCAGTTTCCTATGCAGAGATTCTTGCAATGTCAGCTGAAGAACTCTATCATCGCTTATGTTGCGTTAGCGGGATTGGTGGTTAATGTGTTCACAAGTTGGCTTCTAGTCTATGTGTTGGATTGTGGGGTTGTCGGTGCAGCTATTGCTTTGGATATCTCATGGTGGTTTTTGGTCTTTGGGATGTACATATATATTGCTTGTGGTTGGTGCCCTCTCACTTGGACTGGTTTATCTATGGAAGCCTTTTCTGAGCTTTGGCAATTCATCAAACTCTCTGCTGCTTCTGGTGTTATGCTCTG CTTGGAGAACTGGTATTACAGAATACTGATATTAATGACTGGCTACTTAAGTGATGCCACTATTGCTGTGGATGCCTTATCAATTTG CATGACAATTAATGGTTGGGAGCTCATGATTCCTTTAGCTTTTTTTGCTGGAACAGG AGTAAGGGTGGCAAATGAGTTGGGAGCTGGAAACTGGAAGGGGGCGAAATTTGCAACAAAGGTTTCAGTGACAGAGTCCACAGTGATCGGTCTCTTTTTCTGTGTACTTGTGATGATACTCAAAGACAAGATCGCGCTCATATTCACAAGCAGCAGTGATGTCCTCGCAGCAGTTGATGATCTTTCTTACCTCTTGGCCATCACAATTTTACTCAATAGCGTTCAACCAGTTTTATCAG GAGTAGCTGTGGGATCAGGATGGCAATCATGGGTGGCATACATAAATCTCTTCTGCTACTACATTGTTGGGCTACCTCTTGGGTTTTTAATGGGATGGGTGTTCGACTTGAGCATTGGA GGTATTTGGGGTGGAATGATCTTTGGTGGAACTGCTGTACAGACAGTGATATTGGCAGTCATAACAGTAAGACGAGATTGGAAAAAGGAG GCCGAGGAGGCCAGCAAACGTGTATCGAAGTGGTCCACGCCTAATGCAGAAGACAAACAATCAGAACAACTACTAGTCAATTAG